Proteins from one Terriglobus tenax genomic window:
- a CDS encoding efflux RND transporter periplasmic adaptor subunit has translation MKKINFNYSALLVTGVIVGVAGCSQKQEADPRTKPELVRIVEVGSSSVAGRAFTGVISARVQSDLGFRIPGKITKRLVDTGQFVRAGQPLLTIDRTDYGHAITARTETVTAAKAKAVQAAADEARYRGLVKSGAVSASIYDQIKAASDAAQADLAAAKAQELVARDEDAYSQLVADADGVVIETLAEPGQVVAAGQTVVKLARSGPREAAVNLPETLRPALGSRAYATLYGSATMVPVRLRQLSNAADPQTRTYEARYVLEGAAANAPLGATVTVHLSGPVGTDSLQVPVSSILDQGKGTGVWILNPATSTVTFQLVQVRQLGEELATISGNVHPGQQIVALGVHLLHDGEHVRPETKGGVR, from the coding sequence ATGAAGAAGATCAATTTCAATTATTCTGCGCTGCTCGTCACAGGCGTCATCGTCGGCGTGGCCGGTTGCAGTCAAAAGCAGGAAGCAGACCCAAGAACGAAGCCGGAACTGGTTCGCATCGTGGAGGTAGGCTCGTCCTCTGTAGCAGGTCGCGCATTCACGGGCGTGATCTCAGCGCGTGTCCAGAGTGATCTGGGCTTCCGGATTCCTGGAAAGATCACGAAACGCCTGGTCGATACAGGACAGTTTGTCCGTGCGGGGCAACCGCTCCTGACGATCGATCGAACAGACTATGGTCACGCGATTACGGCACGAACGGAGACCGTCACTGCGGCAAAGGCGAAAGCTGTTCAAGCTGCTGCCGATGAAGCCCGATATCGCGGCTTGGTCAAGAGCGGCGCGGTTTCGGCTTCTATCTATGATCAGATCAAGGCCGCATCGGACGCGGCACAAGCTGACCTCGCTGCCGCTAAAGCACAAGAGCTGGTCGCGAGAGATGAGGACGCCTACTCACAACTTGTTGCGGATGCGGACGGTGTTGTGATCGAGACCTTAGCCGAACCGGGGCAGGTCGTAGCGGCAGGGCAAACGGTTGTGAAACTCGCCCGCTCCGGCCCGAGAGAAGCCGCTGTCAATCTGCCCGAGACGTTGAGGCCTGCGCTTGGATCGAGGGCATATGCCACGCTCTACGGCAGCGCGACCATGGTGCCAGTGCGACTGCGACAACTCTCCAATGCTGCTGACCCGCAGACCCGTACCTATGAAGCGCGCTACGTTCTCGAAGGCGCTGCCGCGAACGCGCCTCTTGGCGCAACCGTCACAGTCCACCTCTCTGGTCCTGTAGGCACCGATTCGTTGCAGGTACCGGTCTCATCCATCCTCGATCAAGGGAAAGGGACTGGCGTCTGGATACTCAATCCGGCTACGTCTACTGTCACATTTCAGCTAGTGCAAGTTCGCCAACTGGGTGAAGAGCTGGCGACCATCAGCGGAAACGTACACCCAGGACAACAGATCGTGGCCCTTGGAGTTCACCTCCTTCACGATGGTGAACACGTGCGTCCAGAGACAAAGGGAGGAGTTCGATGA
- a CDS encoding efflux RND transporter permease subunit, giving the protein MSQHEAQDNFRKSLETGPSGPEFRKSAERQFLNLSALAVREKAVTLFLLVMIAAAGVFAFLKLGRAEDPSFTIKVFTVSAVWPGATAQEMQDLVAEPLEKRMQELRNYDRVETFTRPGLALMMVTLKDNTLPKDVPEEFYQARKKLGDEAHKLPQGVFGPFINDEYSDVTFALYSVEAPGLPPRQLTREAETLRQRVLQVPGVKKIDIVGERPERIFVEFSYERLATLGVSVRDVFDALARENAITPSGSIETKAQQVFIRLDGALDDLQKIRDTSVVAGGRTLKLSDIADVKRGYEDPATFLVRHNGEPALLLSIVMKEGWNGLDLGKALLAEQKKIAAELPAGISYTKVTDQAVNIREAVDEFMLKFFVALAVVMIVSIISLGWRVGIVVAAAVPLTLAAVFVIMLATGRVFDRITLGALILGLGLLVDDAIISIEIMVVKMEEGWDRVRAAGYAWSHTAAPMLAGTLVTVIGLMPVGFAESSAGEYAGNIFWIVGFALITSWVVAVTFTPYLGVKMLPEIKALPGGHEAIYATPGYQKLRRLIAWAVHRKFFVACIVLGIFVLSVAGMGLVKQQFFPQSDRPELLVEATLPQGTAIEATTATSKKIENWLRLQPEAKIVTAYIGAGAPRFFFSYNPELPNPNLAKIIILTDSEKDRDHLKLKLREEVGRGLAPEARVRASQLVFGPYSPWPVAFRVIGPNLDKARAIATQVQAAMLANPHTRQVNQDWGERAPTVHFVLDQARLQLIGLSSREAAEQIQFLLTGAPVTQVREDIRTVDVVARSAGTDRFDPTKLNDMTLMNHTGKVIPLSQVGHIEVRSEDPILKRRDRLPTITVESDIDESLQPPQVSAEIEKAIQPIIASLPEGYKIETGGNIEEAGKANKALVKVFPLMIVLMFTVIIFQVRSFSGMFMVVLTAPLGLAGAVPTLLLFHQPFGFNAILGLIALAGILMRNTLILIGQIKTNQEEGLDNYHAVVEATVQRSRPVILTALAAVLAFIPLTFSVFWGSMAYTLIGGTAVGTVLTLLFLPALYSIWFGVRPTAVPGDETEAVLARS; this is encoded by the coding sequence ATGAGCCAGCACGAAGCCCAAGATAACTTCCGGAAGTCCCTGGAAACCGGCCCTTCCGGACCGGAGTTTCGCAAGTCCGCGGAAAGACAGTTTCTGAATCTGTCGGCTCTCGCAGTCCGTGAGAAGGCAGTCACGCTCTTCCTGCTGGTCATGATCGCCGCCGCTGGCGTCTTCGCCTTCCTAAAATTGGGACGTGCCGAAGATCCTAGCTTCACCATCAAGGTGTTTACCGTCTCAGCGGTATGGCCCGGAGCGACAGCGCAAGAAATGCAGGATCTCGTTGCCGAGCCGCTGGAAAAGCGCATGCAGGAATTGCGCAACTATGACCGGGTAGAGACCTTCACTCGCCCCGGCCTCGCGCTCATGATGGTGACTCTCAAGGACAACACTCTCCCAAAGGACGTACCGGAAGAGTTTTACCAGGCTCGGAAAAAGCTGGGTGACGAAGCACACAAATTACCTCAAGGTGTCTTCGGCCCCTTTATCAATGACGAATACTCGGATGTGACATTCGCACTCTACTCGGTCGAGGCTCCAGGCCTTCCTCCCCGCCAACTTACCCGCGAAGCAGAAACTCTTCGGCAGCGGGTTCTTCAGGTGCCTGGGGTGAAGAAGATCGACATTGTTGGAGAACGTCCAGAACGGATCTTTGTCGAGTTCTCATACGAACGGCTGGCAACTCTGGGAGTCAGTGTCCGCGATGTTTTCGATGCACTCGCTCGCGAGAATGCGATCACCCCATCTGGCTCTATCGAAACGAAAGCTCAACAGGTCTTCATTCGTCTGGATGGCGCGCTCGATGATCTACAGAAGATCCGGGATACCTCAGTCGTGGCGGGCGGGCGCACCCTGAAGCTCTCTGATATTGCCGACGTGAAGCGCGGATACGAAGATCCCGCGACCTTTCTTGTTCGTCATAACGGCGAACCGGCCTTACTTCTCAGCATCGTGATGAAGGAGGGCTGGAACGGCCTGGATCTCGGCAAAGCCCTGCTTGCCGAACAGAAGAAGATAGCCGCAGAACTACCAGCGGGCATCAGCTATACCAAAGTGACGGACCAGGCGGTGAACATCCGCGAAGCCGTGGATGAGTTCATGCTGAAGTTCTTTGTTGCCCTTGCTGTTGTGATGATCGTCAGCATCATCAGTCTCGGTTGGCGTGTAGGAATTGTTGTCGCAGCAGCCGTACCGCTTACGTTGGCGGCTGTCTTCGTCATCATGCTTGCAACGGGAAGAGTATTCGATCGCATCACGCTCGGCGCTCTCATACTGGGCCTTGGTCTTCTGGTGGATGACGCGATCATCTCCATCGAGATCATGGTGGTCAAAATGGAGGAAGGGTGGGATCGCGTTCGGGCTGCCGGATACGCATGGAGTCACACCGCTGCTCCAATGCTGGCAGGCACGCTGGTTACAGTGATCGGTCTTATGCCAGTGGGTTTCGCTGAATCGAGTGCGGGCGAGTACGCAGGAAATATCTTCTGGATCGTCGGTTTTGCCCTGATCACCTCATGGGTCGTGGCGGTAACCTTCACGCCGTATCTTGGCGTGAAGATGCTGCCCGAGATCAAGGCTCTTCCTGGGGGACATGAAGCGATCTATGCGACACCCGGCTACCAGAAACTCCGGCGACTCATAGCATGGGCGGTACACCGGAAGTTCTTCGTCGCTTGCATTGTTCTTGGCATCTTCGTTCTTTCGGTTGCAGGAATGGGACTTGTCAAGCAACAGTTCTTCCCCCAATCCGATAGGCCAGAGCTGCTGGTAGAGGCGACCCTGCCGCAAGGCACCGCCATCGAGGCCACTACCGCCACCTCAAAAAAGATAGAGAACTGGCTTCGCCTACAGCCCGAAGCGAAGATCGTTACGGCCTACATTGGGGCGGGTGCTCCGCGCTTCTTCTTTTCGTATAACCCGGAACTCCCGAACCCCAATTTGGCCAAGATCATCATCCTGACGGACAGCGAGAAAGATCGGGATCATCTGAAGCTCAAGCTCCGTGAAGAGGTCGGGCGGGGCCTTGCGCCGGAAGCACGTGTGCGCGCCTCGCAACTTGTCTTTGGCCCCTACTCCCCATGGCCGGTAGCGTTTCGTGTCATAGGTCCAAATCTCGATAAGGCCCGCGCGATTGCGACGCAGGTACAGGCTGCAATGCTTGCAAATCCTCATACGCGGCAAGTGAACCAGGACTGGGGAGAACGTGCGCCTACGGTACATTTTGTGCTCGACCAGGCGCGGCTGCAACTGATCGGCCTTTCGTCCCGGGAGGCCGCCGAACAGATCCAATTCCTTCTGACGGGCGCGCCAGTGACACAGGTCCGTGAAGACATTCGAACCGTAGATGTAGTCGCGCGAAGTGCCGGAACGGATCGCTTTGATCCCACAAAGCTCAACGACATGACCCTGATGAATCACACCGGCAAGGTGATTCCACTCAGTCAGGTCGGACACATCGAAGTTCGCTCGGAAGACCCGATCCTCAAACGCCGTGATCGCTTGCCGACGATTACGGTAGAGAGTGACATCGACGAATCCCTTCAACCACCTCAGGTCTCTGCGGAGATTGAAAAGGCAATTCAGCCCATCATCGCAAGTTTACCCGAGGGCTACAAGATCGAAACCGGCGGCAATATAGAAGAGGCCGGAAAGGCGAACAAGGCACTGGTGAAGGTCTTTCCGTTGATGATCGTGTTGATGTTTACCGTGATTATCTTCCAGGTTCGGTCATTCTCCGGCATGTTCATGGTGGTCCTCACAGCACCTTTGGGTCTCGCTGGTGCCGTTCCAACGTTGCTTCTGTTTCATCAACCATTCGGGTTCAACGCGATCCTCGGACTCATCGCCTTGGCCGGCATCCTGATGCGCAATACCCTGATCCTGATCGGCCAGATCAAAACAAATCAGGAAGAGGGGCTCGATAACTATCACGCGGTCGTGGAGGCGACGGTACAGCGATCACGTCCCGTAATCCTTACGGCACTTGCAGCTGTGTTGGCATTCATTCCTCTGACCTTCTCCGTCTTCTGGGGATCGATGGCATACACCCTGATTGGGGGAACTGCCGTCGGAACTGTGCTGACTCTCCTGTTCCTCCCTGCACTCTATTCCATCTGGTTTGGTGTAAGACCGACAGCAGTTCCGGGCGATGAGACAGAAGCAGTGCTGGCTCGTTCATAG
- a CDS encoding DUF1772 domain-containing protein codes for MPILTLMSLSNLFTIFAVGLLVGSEVCLTAFTNPVLLKLDEPARIKAAHLLASKLATPLPPWNVLCLLLFITNAVLRRHEPSLPFLIASCVLWAAAAAFTLTLMLPLNTRLARLDANAPSRQAVSDYAYWAKRHLPRLCLLTAAFLSFLFANYF; via the coding sequence ATGCCAATACTAACGTTGATGTCTCTCTCAAACCTATTCACGATTTTTGCGGTTGGCCTGCTGGTCGGCTCTGAGGTTTGCCTAACCGCATTTACCAACCCGGTTCTGTTGAAGCTCGATGAACCTGCCCGGATCAAAGCCGCCCATCTGCTGGCATCGAAACTGGCAACTCCTCTGCCTCCATGGAATGTGTTATGTCTCTTGCTCTTCATTACGAACGCTGTGCTTCGACGTCACGAACCAAGTCTCCCATTCCTGATCGCAAGCTGCGTCCTATGGGCTGCCGCGGCGGCCTTTACATTGACCTTGATGCTCCCACTCAACACGCGTCTTGCACGCCTCGATGCGAACGCACCGTCGAGGCAGGCGGTCAGCGATTACGCGTACTGGGCCAAACGTCACCTTCCCCGGCTTTGTTTGCTGACGGCTGCGTTTCTCTCTTTTCTATTTGCCAACTATTTCTAA
- the gcvA gene encoding transcriptional regulator GcvA, producing the protein MNTADRRLPSLNAIRSFEAAARHRSFTRAAEELHVTQGAISRMVAALEEEIGVKLFHRNGRQLELTTNGKDYYTQVGEALDRIDRATRSIKNDDAGRTLSIATLPTFAFRWLVPRLADFEKKYRGITADLTTANSFHDFNFNAVDVAICYGAGQWPGCVSTFLMAEEIGVFCSPSYLRSRGALQGPRDLLPLRRLQHTTRPAAWNAFLSEHGIKTNVDSDGPGFEHIFMLLEAAAAGMGLALVPRFLAQDDVAQGRLVQAIPQTMLSQDSYYLVHAKSHGAFRKVKLFKEWLAKQA; encoded by the coding sequence ATGAATACCGCAGATCGTAGGCTGCCGTCACTCAATGCAATTCGGTCGTTTGAAGCCGCCGCCCGACATCGCAGCTTTACACGCGCCGCAGAAGAACTGCACGTGACGCAGGGCGCAATCAGCAGAATGGTCGCCGCGCTCGAAGAGGAGATCGGAGTCAAGCTCTTCCACCGGAACGGCAGGCAACTTGAGCTGACCACCAATGGAAAGGATTACTACACACAGGTGGGTGAAGCACTCGATCGGATTGATCGAGCGACTCGTTCCATCAAGAACGATGATGCCGGCCGGACTCTCTCCATCGCGACACTGCCAACATTTGCCTTCCGCTGGCTCGTTCCGCGCCTCGCGGACTTTGAAAAGAAGTACCGCGGCATCACGGCAGATCTGACAACCGCAAATAGCTTTCACGATTTCAACTTCAATGCGGTTGATGTCGCCATCTGTTATGGCGCAGGGCAATGGCCGGGATGCGTGTCCACATTTCTCATGGCGGAGGAGATCGGCGTGTTCTGTTCCCCTTCGTACTTGCGTTCGCGAGGAGCCCTTCAAGGACCGCGCGACCTCTTACCGCTCCGCCGTCTTCAGCACACGACACGACCAGCAGCATGGAACGCATTCCTAAGCGAACACGGGATCAAAACCAATGTCGATTCCGACGGACCGGGGTTCGAACACATCTTCATGTTGCTGGAAGCTGCGGCCGCAGGAATGGGCCTGGCGCTGGTACCACGATTCCTCGCGCAGGACGATGTTGCGCAAGGCCGTCTGGTGCAGGCTATCCCGCAGACAATGCTGTCTCAGGATTCCTATTACTTAGTGCACGCGAAGAGCCATGGGGCGTTTCGTAAAGTGAAACTGTTCAAAGAGTGGCTTGCGAAGCAGGCCTAA
- a CDS encoding VOC family protein has protein sequence MTKLNPFHLAFPVTDLEATRHFYGQIMQCPEGRSSDTWIDFDLYGHQVVAHMAPAGAKPHTNPVDGHAVPVPHFGVVLDWDDFDPLVQRLTAAQVKFVIEPYIRFAGEVGEQATMFFLDPSGNALEFKAFRDPSLLFAK, from the coding sequence ATGACAAAACTGAATCCATTCCACCTTGCTTTTCCGGTGACTGACCTCGAAGCTACGCGTCATTTTTACGGTCAGATTATGCAATGTCCTGAAGGCCGTTCAAGCGATACATGGATCGATTTCGATTTATATGGGCATCAAGTCGTGGCGCACATGGCTCCGGCTGGAGCAAAGCCGCACACCAACCCTGTCGACGGCCATGCGGTTCCCGTCCCTCACTTCGGCGTCGTCCTGGATTGGGACGATTTTGACCCGCTCGTACAACGGCTGACCGCGGCTCAGGTGAAGTTTGTCATCGAGCCCTATATCCGCTTTGCGGGCGAAGTAGGGGAGCAGGCGACGATGTTTTTTCTGGACCCATCCGGGAATGCATTGGAGTTCAAGGCCTTCCGCGATCCGTCGTTACTTTTCGCGAAATGA
- a CDS encoding nuclear transport factor 2 family protein, which yields MSTNIKTVSTRDFEDVITTVAKYVAGLQAGRADGVAEAFHRDAVMYGFASGQLLGGTIKNLYEFVEKNGAAPAIKTRLDVLAITPTTAVVRVDMEKDAIGANYTDFHTLIKLDGTWQIIAKVFHMYEG from the coding sequence ATGTCAACGAATATCAAAACGGTTTCCACGCGGGACTTTGAAGATGTGATCACGACTGTTGCGAAGTACGTCGCCGGATTGCAGGCAGGGAGAGCTGACGGTGTAGCCGAAGCCTTTCATCGGGATGCTGTGATGTACGGCTTCGCAAGTGGCCAGTTGCTCGGCGGCACAATCAAGAATCTATATGAGTTCGTTGAGAAGAACGGCGCCGCACCGGCGATCAAGACGCGGCTCGATGTGCTCGCGATTACGCCCACTACCGCAGTGGTACGTGTCGACATGGAGAAGGATGCCATCGGCGCGAACTATACGGACTTTCACACCCTCATCAAGCTCGACGGCACCTGGCAAATCATCGCCAAAGTCTTTCACATGTACGAAGGATAA
- a CDS encoding queuosine precursor transporter, with protein sequence MSKAHPHGYKYLDALITAFVVILLVSNLVAQKICRIGPFEVSGAVILFPITYIFGDVFTEVYGYGASRRAIWLGFFGTALLYLMGTITIALPAASGWHNQAAFETVFGFIPRILIASIIAYFLGEFANSYTMARLKLMTEGKMLWTRTVGSTIVGQAVDTAVVITLTFGFTLPWADIGRLIITGYGLKVAYEVLATPITYAVVGWLKRTEGVDAFDRHTSFNPFRFGE encoded by the coding sequence ATGTCAAAAGCGCACCCGCACGGATACAAGTACCTCGACGCCCTGATCACGGCTTTTGTCGTGATTCTGCTGGTCAGCAACCTGGTCGCACAAAAGATCTGCCGCATCGGCCCCTTTGAGGTCTCCGGCGCCGTCATCCTGTTTCCCATCACCTACATCTTTGGCGACGTTTTTACCGAGGTGTACGGCTATGGCGCATCGCGGCGAGCCATCTGGCTGGGCTTCTTCGGTACGGCGCTGCTTTACCTGATGGGCACCATCACCATCGCTTTGCCCGCCGCCAGTGGCTGGCACAACCAGGCCGCCTTTGAGACCGTCTTCGGTTTTATCCCGCGTATCCTCATCGCCAGCATCATCGCCTACTTCCTTGGCGAGTTCGCCAATAGCTACACCATGGCTCGGCTGAAGCTGATGACCGAAGGAAAGATGCTGTGGACACGCACCGTCGGCTCCACCATCGTGGGGCAGGCGGTGGATACCGCCGTCGTCATCACGCTGACCTTTGGCTTCACGCTACCGTGGGCTGACATTGGTCGGCTCATCATTACCGGCTACGGTCTGAAAGTGGCGTATGAAGTGCTGGCAACGCCCATCACGTATGCCGTTGTCGGCTGGCTGAAGCGGACCGAAGGAGTGGATGCCTTTGACCGGCATACTAGCTTCAATCCGTTTCGCTTCGGAGAGTAA
- a CDS encoding DUF1223 domain-containing protein has translation MIARIALLSTLVALTGNAQTVPQSNPVVVELFTSEGCSSCPPADKLLQRLNHTRTSSGQLVIAISEHVTYWNQLGWKDPFSAETYTARQQGYGTQFQLPDVYTPQMVINGQQQIVGNDEAGLTKAFQNAARQPQMALNILSADAVGKDLAVRFSAKGLSLRDPLKIIAVLTQDEATSSVKRGENSGRTLAHVAVARSLTTVATVKQDGEQTVRVPIDASLAAAGTKRHLVLLAQESSGAVAGSDTRSF, from the coding sequence ATGATCGCTCGCATTGCATTGCTTAGCACTTTGGTTGCACTTACCGGCAACGCGCAGACTGTTCCTCAGTCCAATCCCGTCGTCGTGGAGTTGTTTACCTCTGAGGGATGTTCCAGTTGCCCGCCTGCAGACAAGCTACTGCAGCGCCTCAACCATACGCGCACATCCTCTGGTCAGTTGGTCATCGCCATCAGTGAGCATGTCACGTACTGGAATCAGCTTGGCTGGAAAGACCCCTTCTCTGCGGAGACCTATACTGCGCGCCAGCAGGGCTATGGAACGCAGTTTCAGCTCCCCGATGTCTACACGCCGCAGATGGTGATCAACGGCCAGCAACAGATTGTCGGCAACGATGAGGCGGGGCTCACAAAGGCCTTTCAAAACGCGGCAAGGCAGCCACAGATGGCACTGAATATTCTCTCAGCGGATGCAGTTGGGAAAGACCTCGCGGTTCGCTTCTCCGCCAAAGGCTTGTCCTTGCGGGATCCTCTGAAGATCATCGCTGTACTGACACAGGACGAAGCAACCTCTTCCGTGAAGCGAGGCGAGAATAGCGGCCGCACCCTCGCCCACGTAGCCGTAGCGCGATCGCTGACCACGGTAGCGACCGTGAAGCAGGATGGAGAGCAGACGGTGCGGGTTCCTATCGATGCCTCACTCGCCGCCGCAGGCACCAAACGGCACCTGGTGCTGCTGGCACAGGAGTCCAGCGGAGCAGTCGCCGGGAGTGACACGCGTTCTTTCTAG
- the dgt gene encoding dGTP triphosphohydrolase, with translation MLTTRKPYAVRGDAHDPLIQRKWPYPERMSRSPFERDRDRVVGSRAFRRLAGKTQVFSTRSGDHFRSRLTHTIEVAQIAREVASSLGLNVELAETLALVHDIGHPPFGHTGERALDHCLQEYGLRFDHNLHALRTVEHFEQRYAAHRGLNLTLGVREGIIKHSRDYKAEDHPDLAEYFLGQRPPLEAQIIDLVDEVAYLAADLDDGLESGILEVDDLRENLSIFRDLYDFVHRRHPGVEQKYLFHETLQWMQHRLTDDVIQNVTKQVEEIGIETLEQIRAYPYRIAVFSPEMEAMRLEEKKYLYEALYTCGPLKVENAHGRVVIESLFRYWVKNPSQLPEGYYGDLETEGVARTVADYIAGMTDTYILDLYGALVTKL, from the coding sequence ATGTTGACCACGCGCAAACCTTATGCCGTTCGCGGCGATGCGCACGATCCCCTGATCCAGCGCAAGTGGCCGTATCCGGAGCGCATGTCGCGCTCGCCGTTTGAGCGGGACCGCGATCGCGTTGTGGGTTCGCGTGCATTTCGACGTCTCGCCGGCAAGACGCAGGTCTTCTCGACCCGCTCCGGGGATCACTTCCGCTCGCGCCTGACGCACACCATTGAGGTGGCGCAGATTGCACGCGAAGTCGCTTCCTCCCTGGGTCTGAATGTGGAACTGGCCGAGACGCTGGCGCTGGTGCATGACATTGGGCATCCTCCCTTTGGCCACACGGGCGAGCGCGCCCTGGACCACTGCCTGCAGGAGTATGGCCTGCGCTTCGATCACAACCTGCACGCTCTGCGCACGGTGGAGCACTTTGAGCAGCGCTATGCGGCGCATCGTGGGCTGAACCTGACGCTGGGCGTACGCGAAGGCATCATCAAGCACTCGCGCGACTACAAGGCAGAAGACCATCCCGACCTTGCGGAATACTTCCTGGGCCAGCGTCCGCCGCTGGAGGCCCAGATCATCGACCTGGTAGACGAGGTAGCCTATCTTGCGGCCGATCTTGACGATGGCCTTGAGTCCGGCATTCTTGAGGTCGATGACCTGCGTGAGAACCTGTCGATCTTCCGCGACCTGTATGACTTCGTCCACCGCCGTCATCCTGGAGTGGAGCAGAAATACCTCTTCCACGAGACGCTGCAATGGATGCAGCATCGCCTGACGGATGATGTGATCCAGAACGTCACAAAGCAGGTGGAAGAGATCGGCATTGAGACGCTGGAACAGATCCGCGCCTATCCTTACCGCATTGCGGTCTTCTCCCCGGAGATGGAAGCCATGCGGCTCGAGGAAAAAAAGTACCTGTACGAAGCTCTGTATACCTGCGGTCCGCTCAAGGTAGAGAACGCGCACGGACGCGTCGTGATTGAGTCGCTGTTTCGCTACTGGGTGAAGAACCCCAGCCAGTTGCCCGAGGGCTACTATGGCGACCTGGAGACCGAAGGAGTCGCCCGCACGGTGGCGGATTACATTGCCGGCATGACCGATACCTACATTCTTGATCTGTACGGTGCGCTGGTGACAAAGCTGTAG